The proteins below are encoded in one region of Peribacillus muralis:
- the pyrF gene encoding orotidine-5'-phosphate decarboxylase: protein MKQSLIIALDFPDVIQTERFLSQFPSEKLALKVGMELFYQNGPSIISSIKERGHDVFLDLKLHDIPNTVKMAMAGLATLGADMVNVHAAGGQKMMEAAMEGLDKGTPAGKERPLCIAVTQLTSTSEEQMNKEQNISGSLTDSVLHYAKLTQQAGLDGVVCSTHEVKDIHHRIGRKFLTVTPGIRSAGGNVHDQTRIATPEQARSFGADAIVVGRAITASKDPLKAYLDMKAAWEGISC, encoded by the coding sequence ATGAAGCAGTCGTTAATTATCGCCCTTGATTTTCCTGATGTCATTCAGACGGAACGATTCCTGAGTCAGTTCCCGTCGGAAAAACTGGCACTAAAAGTAGGGATGGAACTATTTTATCAAAATGGACCATCGATCATTTCCTCCATAAAGGAACGGGGTCACGATGTGTTTCTGGATTTGAAACTACATGACATTCCAAATACGGTCAAAATGGCTATGGCAGGTTTGGCAACATTAGGTGCTGATATGGTCAATGTACATGCAGCGGGCGGTCAAAAGATGATGGAAGCAGCCATGGAGGGTCTCGATAAGGGAACGCCTGCAGGGAAAGAACGTCCGTTATGCATAGCGGTTACTCAACTGACAAGCACTTCCGAGGAACAAATGAACAAGGAACAAAACATCTCGGGATCACTTACGGATTCTGTCCTCCATTATGCAAAGCTTACTCAACAGGCAGGCTTGGATGGCGTTGTGTGTTCCACTCATGAAGTGAAGGACATCCATCATCGCATCGGCCGGAAATTTCTGACTGTCACACCAGGAATCCGCAGTGCAGGCGGCAACGTACATGACCAAACCAGAATTGCCACGCCTGAGCAGGCAAGGAGCTTTGGGGCGGATGCCATCGTCGTAGGGAGAGCGATAACGGCGTCGAAGGATCCATTAAAAGCGTATTTAGATATGAAAGCAGCTTGGGAGGGAATATCATGTTAA
- a CDS encoding aspartate carbamoyltransferase catalytic subunit has protein sequence MKKLFTMNELTVTEIEGILDEAEGFANGSCWNPKLQTMVANLFFEPSTRTKSSFEMAERKLGLDVIPFDAGTSSVLKGETLYDTVKTLEAIGVKALIIRHEQDNYFEELKGKVKIPIINAGDGCGNHPTQSLLDLLTIKQEFNSFKGLKIAIIGDVRHSRVAKSNAEALTRLGAEVVFSGPPEWFDRDNGLGRYQDIDEAMVTSDVVMLLRIQHERHSENYDHANGDYLERFGLTKKREKNMKQGAIIMHPAPINRGVEIDSDLVECSRSRIFKQMENGVFIRMAVLKNVLEQSEGGMNHENCHKKWSIAR, from the coding sequence ATGAAAAAATTATTCACGATGAATGAATTGACTGTAACAGAAATCGAAGGGATTCTGGATGAAGCAGAGGGATTTGCCAATGGATCATGCTGGAACCCTAAACTGCAGACCATGGTTGCCAATCTTTTCTTTGAGCCGAGTACGCGTACCAAATCAAGCTTCGAAATGGCTGAAAGGAAACTGGGCTTGGATGTCATTCCTTTTGATGCTGGCACTTCATCCGTTTTAAAAGGAGAGACCTTGTATGACACAGTCAAAACGCTTGAGGCAATAGGCGTCAAGGCTTTGATCATCCGCCATGAGCAGGACAATTATTTTGAAGAATTGAAAGGGAAAGTCAAAATTCCGATAATCAATGCCGGCGATGGATGCGGTAATCATCCGACACAGTCATTACTGGACTTATTGACGATAAAACAAGAGTTTAATAGTTTCAAAGGTCTGAAGATTGCAATAATCGGCGACGTGAGGCATAGCCGGGTCGCCAAATCGAATGCTGAAGCATTAACGCGTTTAGGGGCGGAGGTCGTATTCTCAGGTCCGCCTGAATGGTTTGACAGAGACAACGGTTTGGGACGTTATCAGGATATTGATGAAGCGATGGTGACTTCGGATGTCGTGATGCTGCTCAGGATCCAGCATGAAAGGCATAGTGAAAATTACGACCACGCAAATGGGGACTATCTGGAACGTTTCGGCCTGACGAAGAAACGTGAAAAAAATATGAAACAGGGCGCTATAATCATGCACCCTGCACCAATAAACCGCGGTGTTGAAATTGACAGCGACTTAGTCGAATGCAGCCGTTCAAGAATTTTTAAGCAAATGGAAAATGGCGTATTCATTAGAATGGCCGTATTGAAAAATGTGCTCGAACAATCCGAAGGGGGAATGAACCATGAAAACTGTCATAAAAAATGGAGTATTGCTAGATAA
- a CDS encoding dihydroorotate dehydrogenase electron transfer subunit: MIKKERMKVLTHKELAPSIFELTLQGELVSEMNQPGQFVQVKTTEGAEPLLRRPISISSYDTSDKRFTMIYRAEGKGTTLLSQRKQAEAVDILGPLGNGFPVHEAKEGETALLVGGGIGVPPLYQLSQMLVANGVKVIHVLGFQTKSAIFYEKEFSELGDTYIATVDGSYGTEGFVTTVIDNLEQDFATIFSCGPTPMLKALEAGYREKKLYLSLEERMGCGIGACFACVCHTGDDPDGFSYKKVCSDGPVFRAGEVVL; encoded by the coding sequence ATGATCAAGAAGGAAAGAATGAAGGTGTTAACTCATAAAGAGCTTGCCCCCTCCATATTTGAACTTACTCTACAAGGCGAATTGGTTTCGGAAATGAACCAGCCTGGCCAGTTTGTCCAAGTCAAGACAACAGAAGGAGCTGAGCCTTTGCTACGACGCCCGATTTCCATTTCTTCTTATGACACCAGTGATAAACGGTTCACGATGATATACCGGGCAGAAGGGAAAGGTACGACCCTGTTATCGCAACGAAAACAGGCTGAAGCGGTCGATATCCTTGGTCCCTTAGGCAATGGGTTTCCCGTTCATGAAGCGAAAGAGGGGGAAACGGCGTTATTGGTTGGTGGCGGGATTGGTGTCCCGCCCCTATACCAGCTATCACAGATGCTGGTCGCTAATGGGGTGAAGGTCATACATGTATTGGGCTTCCAAACGAAGTCAGCCATCTTTTACGAAAAAGAGTTTAGTGAATTAGGTGATACGTATATTGCTACAGTGGATGGTTCATATGGGACAGAAGGCTTTGTGACGACTGTGATTGACAACCTGGAGCAAGATTTTGCAACGATCTTCTCATGCGGGCCGACGCCGATGTTAAAAGCGTTGGAAGCGGGCTATCGCGAGAAAAAGCTTTACCTGTCCCTTGAGGAAAGGATGGGCTGCGGCATCGGCGCCTGCTTTGCCTGTGTGTGTCATACAGGAGATGATCCGGATGGTTTCAGTTACAAAAAGGTATGCAGTGATGGACCCGTGTTCCGGGCAGGAGAGGTGGTTTTATGA
- the carB gene encoding carbamoyl-phosphate synthase large subunit, producing the protein MPKRTDIKSILVIGSGPIVIGQAAEFDYAGTQACIALKEEGYRVILINSNPATIMTDSEMADAVYIEPITLEFVSKIIRKERPDALLPTLGGQTGLNMAVELADSGILEECNVQILGTKLSAIQQAEDRDLFRTLMNDLGEPVPDSDIIHNLDEAYTFVERVGYPVIVRPAFTLGGTGGGICDDEEQLIEIVEGGLKSSPVHQCLLEKSIAGFKEVEYEVMRDSNDNAIVVCNMENFDPVGVHTGDSIVAAPSQTLSDREYQMLRNTSLKIIRALKIEGGCNVQLALDPDSYQYYVIEVNPRVSRSSALASKATGYPIAKLAAKIAVGLTLDEMMNPVTGKTYASFEPALDYVVTKIPRWPFDKFESANRRLGTQMKATGEVMAIGRTFEESIMKAVRSLEAGIYHLELNDEFEDEKIEKRIRKAGDERLFYIGEALRRGKTIETIHEWSQIDLFFLHKLKKIIDFETELKRHSFNCDVLQKAKELGFSDKTIAEIWEVAEMEVYEYRKQQGIIPVYKMVDTCAAEFESETPYFYGTYEDENESIVTDKKSVIVLGSGPIRIGQGVEFDYATVHSVWAIKEAGYEAIIINNNPETVSTDFSISDKLYFEPLTLEDVMHVIDLEKPEGVIVQFGGQTAINLADGLVERGVKILGTSLEDLDRAENRNKFEKALKDLDIPQPKGKTATSVEEAIVIADDIGYPVLVRPSYVLGGRAMEIVYKQEELLHYMKNAVKINPDHPVLIDRYLTGKEVEVDGISDGKTVVIPGIMEHIERAGVHSGDSIAVYPPQNLTDKQKEVIIDYTTRLAKGLNIIGLLNIQYVISNEEVYVIEVNPRSSRTVPFLSKITNVPMANLATKAILGHSLESQGHQSGLVAEQTGVYVKVPVFSFAKLRGVDISLGPEMKSTGEVMGKDSTLEKALYKGLVASGFKIKGHGSVLLTISDKDKQEALLLARRFHNIGFKLIATSGTAALLKQAGIPNSIVGKIGEEGRNLLDVIRNGEAQFVINTLTKGKQPERDGFRIRRESVENGVTCLTSLDTAEAILRVIESMTFSAEAMGKMEKSREVSYI; encoded by the coding sequence ATGCCAAAACGCACAGATATAAAAAGCATCCTAGTAATTGGTTCCGGTCCGATTGTCATCGGACAGGCTGCCGAGTTCGATTACGCTGGAACTCAAGCATGTATCGCCTTAAAAGAAGAAGGCTACCGGGTAATCCTTATCAACTCGAACCCCGCTACAATCATGACAGACAGTGAAATGGCTGATGCGGTATATATTGAACCGATCACTTTGGAATTTGTCAGCAAAATCATTCGTAAAGAGCGTCCAGATGCCCTTCTACCTACACTTGGCGGACAGACTGGGCTGAATATGGCCGTTGAATTGGCCGATTCAGGAATCCTGGAAGAATGCAATGTGCAAATCCTTGGGACGAAACTTTCCGCCATCCAGCAGGCGGAAGACCGTGACCTTTTCCGAACGCTTATGAATGACCTTGGCGAGCCTGTTCCTGACAGCGACATCATTCATAATCTGGATGAGGCTTATACATTCGTGGAACGGGTCGGTTATCCGGTCATCGTCCGCCCTGCCTTCACGCTTGGCGGAACAGGCGGCGGGATTTGTGATGACGAGGAGCAGCTGATCGAAATCGTTGAGGGCGGTCTGAAAAGCAGTCCCGTTCACCAGTGCCTGCTCGAGAAAAGCATTGCCGGTTTCAAAGAAGTGGAATATGAAGTGATGCGTGATTCCAACGATAATGCCATTGTCGTATGTAATATGGAGAACTTCGATCCGGTGGGTGTCCATACCGGGGATTCGATCGTTGCGGCACCAAGCCAAACATTAAGTGACAGAGAGTATCAAATGCTCAGAAATACATCCTTGAAAATTATCCGTGCCTTGAAAATTGAAGGAGGTTGCAATGTACAGCTAGCTTTGGATCCTGATAGCTACCAATACTACGTCATTGAAGTGAACCCGAGGGTTAGCCGTTCGTCAGCACTTGCTTCAAAGGCAACTGGATATCCGATTGCCAAGCTTGCAGCAAAAATAGCGGTTGGTTTGACGCTTGATGAGATGATGAACCCGGTCACAGGCAAAACTTATGCGAGCTTCGAACCGGCACTTGACTATGTCGTAACGAAAATCCCACGCTGGCCATTCGATAAGTTCGAAAGTGCGAATCGCAGGCTCGGTACCCAAATGAAGGCGACGGGAGAAGTCATGGCAATCGGCCGTACATTCGAAGAATCGATCATGAAAGCTGTACGCTCCCTTGAAGCAGGCATATACCATCTGGAGTTGAATGACGAGTTTGAGGACGAAAAAATAGAGAAACGGATACGCAAAGCGGGGGATGAGCGGTTATTCTATATCGGTGAAGCTCTAAGAAGGGGGAAAACGATCGAAACCATTCACGAATGGAGCCAAATCGATTTATTCTTCCTCCATAAGTTGAAAAAGATCATTGACTTTGAAACGGAGCTTAAACGGCATTCCTTTAATTGTGATGTTTTGCAAAAGGCTAAAGAACTAGGTTTTTCTGACAAAACGATTGCAGAAATATGGGAAGTTGCCGAAATGGAAGTCTATGAGTATCGGAAACAACAAGGAATCATCCCTGTTTATAAAATGGTTGATACTTGTGCGGCGGAATTTGAATCGGAAACACCATATTTTTACGGAACATACGAAGATGAAAATGAATCCATCGTCACAGACAAGAAAAGTGTCATTGTCCTGGGGTCTGGCCCGATTCGGATTGGGCAAGGGGTAGAGTTTGATTATGCCACCGTACATTCGGTCTGGGCAATCAAGGAAGCAGGATATGAAGCGATCATCATCAACAATAATCCGGAGACCGTTTCGACGGATTTCAGTATCTCCGACAAGCTTTATTTCGAACCTTTGACACTTGAAGATGTCATGCATGTCATCGACTTGGAAAAACCGGAAGGGGTCATTGTCCAGTTTGGCGGACAGACAGCGATAAACCTTGCAGATGGACTCGTGGAAAGGGGTGTCAAAATCCTTGGCACTTCATTGGAAGATTTGGATAGGGCGGAAAATCGCAATAAATTCGAAAAGGCCCTGAAGGATTTGGACATTCCGCAGCCAAAGGGCAAAACCGCTACATCTGTAGAAGAAGCGATCGTCATTGCAGATGATATTGGTTACCCGGTATTAGTAAGGCCATCGTATGTTCTTGGAGGAAGAGCGATGGAAATCGTCTATAAACAAGAAGAATTGCTGCATTACATGAAAAATGCCGTAAAAATAAATCCAGATCATCCGGTTCTGATTGACCGTTACTTGACGGGGAAGGAAGTGGAAGTTGACGGGATATCCGATGGGAAAACGGTCGTCATACCAGGGATCATGGAGCATATCGAACGCGCTGGCGTCCATTCTGGTGATTCGATCGCCGTCTATCCACCCCAAAATTTAACGGACAAACAAAAAGAAGTGATCATCGACTATACGACGAGATTGGCAAAAGGGTTGAATATAATTGGACTCTTGAATATTCAATATGTCATAAGCAATGAAGAAGTGTATGTTATTGAAGTGAATCCACGTTCAAGCAGAACGGTTCCATTCTTGAGTAAGATTACGAATGTGCCGATGGCTAACTTAGCGACGAAGGCCATTCTGGGCCATTCGCTTGAAAGCCAAGGCCATCAATCCGGATTAGTGGCAGAACAAACCGGGGTGTATGTGAAAGTTCCAGTCTTTTCCTTTGCGAAATTAAGGGGTGTGGATATTTCTCTCGGACCTGAAATGAAATCGACCGGTGAAGTGATGGGTAAAGATAGTACACTTGAAAAAGCTTTATATAAAGGGCTGGTAGCTTCCGGCTTCAAAATTAAAGGTCATGGTTCGGTCTTATTGACGATATCGGATAAGGATAAACAAGAAGCACTTCTTTTGGCAAGACGGTTCCATAATATCGGTTTCAAGTTGATCGCCACGAGCGGAACTGCGGCCCTATTGAAGCAAGCGGGAATCCCGAATTCGATCGTTGGTAAAATCGGTGAAGAAGGCAGGAATCTATTGGATGTCATCAGGAACGGGGAAGCGCAATTCGTCATAAATACTTTGACAAAAGGAAAGCAACCTGAACGTGATGGGTTTAGGATCCGTCGTGAATCGGTTGAAAATGGCGTGACATGCTTAACGTCACTCGATACGGCTGAAGCGATTTTGAGAGTGATAGAATCCATGACCTTCTCTGCCGAAGCAATGGGGAAAATGGAAAAAAGTCGTGAGGTGAGCTATATATGA
- a CDS encoding dihydroorotate dehydrogenase, with the protein MSRLSVELPGLHLKNPVMPASGCFGFGREYSQFFDLDVLGAIMIKATTPEPRFGNPTPRVAETSSGMLNAIGLQNPGLEKVISDELAWLGTYDVPIIANVAGSQITDYVKVAREISKCGNVKALELNISCPNVKEGGIAFGTVPEVAKEVTRAVKEVSSVPVYVKLSPNVSDIVEMAKAVEQGGADGLTMINTLVGMRLNLKTGKPILSNRTGGLSGPAIKPVALRMIYEVSQQVSIPIIGMGGIATAEDVIEFFYAGASAVAVGTANFVDPFVCPTIIDELPKLLDELGYDHISQCIGRSWKQNEAVVNYRP; encoded by the coding sequence ATGAGCAGACTTTCAGTTGAGTTACCCGGCTTGCATTTGAAAAATCCGGTCATGCCGGCCTCCGGCTGTTTTGGATTCGGCCGTGAATATAGCCAGTTTTTCGATTTGGATGTTCTAGGGGCCATCATGATTAAAGCGACGACACCAGAGCCTAGATTCGGGAATCCGACTCCGCGTGTTGCGGAAACCTCTTCAGGCATGCTGAACGCTATCGGCCTGCAAAATCCAGGCCTGGAGAAGGTAATCAGTGACGAGCTGGCTTGGCTAGGCACGTATGATGTACCGATCATCGCTAACGTTGCCGGTTCACAAATAACGGACTATGTTAAGGTCGCCCGTGAAATAAGTAAGTGTGGGAATGTCAAGGCACTCGAATTGAATATTTCCTGTCCGAATGTAAAAGAAGGGGGCATCGCTTTCGGGACGGTACCGGAAGTTGCCAAAGAAGTCACAAGGGCAGTCAAGGAAGTATCTTCGGTGCCTGTATACGTGAAGCTTTCACCGAATGTCAGTGATATCGTGGAAATGGCCAAGGCGGTTGAACAAGGCGGTGCCGATGGGCTGACAATGATCAATACATTGGTAGGCATGCGATTGAATTTGAAAACGGGCAAGCCGATCCTATCGAACCGGACGGGGGGACTATCAGGTCCTGCAATCAAACCGGTTGCCCTCAGGATGATCTATGAGGTGAGCCAGCAAGTGTCGATTCCGATAATCGGAATGGGCGGAATCGCAACAGCAGAAGATGTCATCGAGTTTTTCTATGCTGGTGCCAGTGCAGTTGCTGTCGGGACAGCCAACTTCGTCGATCCCTTTGTATGCCCGACGATCATTGATGAATTGCCGAAATTGCTGGATGAGCTCGGATATGACCATATTTCACAATGTATCGGAAGGAGTTGGAAGCAGAATGAAGCAGTCGTTAATTATCGCCCTTGA
- a CDS encoding carbamoyl phosphate synthase small subunit, with product MKRQLILEDGTIFLGEAFGGDVERIGEVVFNTGMTGYQEILSDPSYCGQIVTLTYPLIGNYGINRDDFESIDPAIAGFVVKETADLPSNWRSQSSLDEYLKMKNIPGISGIDTRKLTRIIRKSGALKGAICNINKDAEDIVSQLKATVSPTNQVKQVSTKAPYSSPGRGPRVVLVDYGMKHGILRELTKRGCDVVVVPYNVTAEEVLQYHPDGVMLSNGPGDPKSVHETLEMIRIIQTKVPLFGICLGHQLFALANGADTEKLKFGHRGSNHPVKDLRTGKVSITSQNHGYTVEELSVGQTELIVTHTALNDGTIEGLRHKQYPAFTVQYHPEASPGPEDANYLFNEFLQMIETATTKGELTCQNAQI from the coding sequence ATGAAAAGACAACTAATTTTAGAAGACGGAACGATTTTCCTTGGGGAAGCATTCGGCGGGGACGTAGAAAGAATAGGCGAGGTCGTTTTTAATACAGGGATGACAGGATATCAGGAAATTCTATCCGATCCATCATATTGTGGCCAAATCGTCACACTAACGTATCCATTGATCGGAAACTACGGGATTAACCGGGATGACTTCGAATCGATCGACCCGGCTATCGCTGGGTTTGTCGTTAAAGAAACGGCAGATCTTCCTTCCAACTGGCGCAGCCAATCATCTCTTGATGAATATTTGAAAATGAAGAACATACCTGGAATAAGCGGAATCGATACGAGGAAGCTGACAAGGATCATCAGGAAATCAGGTGCCCTGAAAGGCGCGATCTGCAACATCAATAAAGATGCCGAAGACATTGTTTCACAGCTGAAAGCAACGGTGAGTCCGACCAATCAGGTGAAGCAGGTTTCAACGAAAGCACCGTATTCAAGTCCAGGCAGAGGTCCCCGGGTCGTTCTAGTTGACTATGGAATGAAACATGGAATATTGCGTGAGCTGACGAAGCGCGGCTGTGATGTAGTGGTCGTTCCTTATAACGTGACGGCTGAGGAAGTGCTGCAATATCATCCGGATGGAGTGATGCTTTCTAACGGTCCTGGAGATCCGAAAAGCGTGCATGAGACGCTTGAGATGATTCGCATCATCCAAACGAAAGTGCCGTTATTCGGAATCTGTTTAGGGCATCAGCTATTCGCCCTTGCTAATGGAGCAGATACGGAAAAATTAAAATTCGGCCACAGGGGTTCCAATCATCCTGTGAAAGACCTTCGCACAGGGAAGGTATCGATCACTTCCCAAAATCACGGTTATACGGTCGAAGAGCTTTCCGTCGGGCAGACGGAACTTATCGTGACACATACAGCGTTGAATGACGGTACGATTGAAGGACTTCGCCATAAGCAGTACCCGGCCTTCACCGTACAATATCATCCTGAAGCATCACCGGGTCCGGAAGACGCCAACTACTTATTCAACGAATTTTTACAGATGATTGAAACTGCAACTACCAAGGGGGAATTAACATGCCAAAACGCACAGATATAA
- a CDS encoding dihydroorotase, with the protein MKTVIKNGVLLDNQNSFKKTDIEMEGKVITKIGEDLATENCNVVDAKGLLITAGFIDLHVHLREPGGEHKETIESGTLAAARGGFTTVAAMPNTRPVPDTVEHLEELNRKIDETAHVRVLPYASITIREAGKELTDFSSLKQTGAFAFTDDGVGIQEAGMMLEAMKRAAAQDMAIVAHCEDNSLINKGSVHEGRFSKEQGINGIPSVCEAVHIARDILLAEAADCHYHVCHISTKESVRTVRDAKRAGIRVTAEVTPHHLLLCEDDIPGLDANYKMNPPLRGREDRDALIEGLLDGTIDFIATDHAPHGAEEKAQGMQLAPFGIVGLETAFPLLYTELVKKEVLTLKQLVDFLTIKPSESFSLPYGELKEGAIADIVLIDLEAVQEINAEEFASKGKNTPFNEKSCYGWPVMTISEGKIAWEKGRVH; encoded by the coding sequence ATGAAAACTGTCATAAAAAATGGAGTATTGCTAGATAATCAAAATTCATTCAAAAAAACGGACATCGAAATGGAAGGAAAGGTCATCACGAAAATAGGCGAGGACTTGGCAACGGAAAATTGTAACGTAGTGGATGCAAAAGGATTGCTTATTACAGCTGGCTTCATTGACCTGCATGTCCATTTACGTGAGCCGGGCGGTGAACATAAGGAAACGATCGAAAGCGGTACGCTTGCAGCGGCAAGGGGCGGTTTCACAACGGTAGCTGCGATGCCCAATACAAGGCCGGTTCCGGATACAGTGGAACACTTAGAAGAGCTTAATCGGAAAATCGACGAAACGGCACATGTACGGGTCCTTCCTTATGCATCCATCACGATAAGGGAAGCGGGCAAAGAACTGACTGATTTTTCTTCATTGAAGCAAACGGGTGCTTTCGCCTTTACGGACGATGGTGTAGGGATTCAAGAAGCGGGAATGATGCTTGAAGCAATGAAGCGGGCTGCCGCCCAAGATATGGCGATTGTCGCTCATTGTGAAGATAATAGCTTGATCAATAAAGGATCCGTCCATGAAGGGAGATTCTCTAAAGAGCAGGGAATCAATGGAATACCGTCTGTATGCGAGGCTGTACATATCGCCAGGGATATTCTCCTTGCGGAAGCGGCGGACTGTCATTACCATGTTTGCCACATATCGACGAAGGAATCGGTCAGAACCGTACGCGATGCCAAACGCGCTGGCATTCGGGTGACAGCCGAGGTTACGCCGCATCACTTATTATTGTGTGAAGATGATATACCAGGGCTTGATGCTAACTATAAAATGAACCCGCCATTAAGAGGGCGTGAAGATCGGGACGCGTTGATTGAAGGGCTGCTTGATGGCACCATCGATTTCATTGCAACGGATCATGCCCCACATGGAGCTGAGGAAAAAGCACAAGGAATGCAGCTGGCTCCTTTTGGAATAGTAGGGTTGGAAACAGCCTTTCCGCTGCTATATACCGAATTGGTCAAGAAGGAAGTCCTGACATTAAAGCAACTGGTCGATTTCCTGACAATCAAACCATCTGAAAGCTTCTCTCTTCCATATGGGGAACTGAAGGAAGGCGCCATTGCCGATATCGTGCTCATCGACTTGGAGGCCGTTCAAGAAATTAATGCAGAAGAATTTGCATCAAAAGGGAAAAATACACCTTTCAATGAAAAGAGCTGCTATGGCTGGCCGGTCATGACGATTTCGGAAGGTAAAATAGCTTGGGAAAAAGGACGTGTTCATTGA
- the pyrE gene encoding orotate phosphoribosyltransferase — MLNETIAEHLLEIKAVYLQPNDPFTWASGIQSPIYCDNRLTLSYPEVRTEIAEGLKELIEKHFPEAELIAGTATAGIPHAAWVSDKLNAPMCYVRSKAKEHGKGNQIEGRAVPGQKVVVVEDLISTGGSVITAVDALKEAGCEVLGVVSIFTYELEKGKEKFSAEGITNHSLSDYSTLIKVANEKGYITAEELEKLKKWRENPADTAWISA, encoded by the coding sequence ATGTTAAACGAAACGATTGCAGAACATCTATTGGAAATAAAAGCAGTATACCTGCAGCCGAATGACCCATTCACCTGGGCATCGGGAATTCAGTCACCGATTTATTGTGACAACCGCTTAACCCTTTCTTACCCAGAGGTACGCACGGAAATCGCGGAAGGCTTAAAGGAATTGATTGAAAAGCATTTCCCTGAAGCCGAGCTGATTGCCGGAACTGCTACTGCCGGCATTCCTCATGCAGCTTGGGTCAGTGACAAATTAAATGCCCCGATGTGCTATGTTCGCTCTAAAGCGAAGGAGCATGGAAAGGGCAACCAAATCGAAGGCAGAGCCGTTCCAGGACAAAAAGTGGTGGTTGTGGAAGATTTGATTTCAACCGGAGGCAGTGTTATTACGGCTGTTGATGCGCTTAAAGAGGCGGGATGTGAAGTTCTTGGAGTGGTTTCGATCTTTACTTACGAATTGGAAAAGGGAAAAGAAAAGTTCAGTGCTGAAGGCATCACAAACCATTCCTTGAGTGACTACTCGACTTTAATCAAGGTCGCTAATGAAAAAGGCTACATCACGGCAGAAGAATTGGAAAAGCTGAAAAAATGGCGCGAGAATCCGGCGGATACAGCCTGGATATCGGCATGA